The genomic region GGTGGAGCGGCGGCGGCATCCAGCCGCCGCCGCCCCGAGCCATCCGGGCAACGGAGGAGGTCGTCCCGGACGGCGGCTGGATCACCCGGGCGCGGGCTCGCAGGTGAGGGTGATGGAATCCGCGTCGCTGACGGTCTTGCCGTTCGGCTGGAGGACGCTGCGCGCCTTCACCTTGGCGCGCAGGGTGGTGCGGCCGAAGGTGGCGCCGCGCGGCTTCAGCGCGACGCGCAGGAGCTGCGGCGTGGTGCAGCGCTCGGTGAGGACCGGCAGCGCGGCGAGCAGCTCGGTGCCGAGCTGGGGCGGCGACGCCGACAGCGTGGCGATGCCGCTCGCCGTGCAGGCGAGCCGGGAGTCGACGTTGTTGGCGCAGATCGAGGCGAGGAAGGTGCAGCCGCCGTCGACGGTGCCGTCGAGGTCGCAGGTGGGGTCGCCGTCGAAGCAGCGTACCTTGCGGTCCGGCGTGCCGCGGCGGTCGAGCGGCGGCGTCGGATAGATGAGCCACTCGATGAGGCAGTCGAGCGTGGCGCTGCCGCCGCCCGGGACGCAGGCGCCCGGCAGCGGGCCGCGGCACTGGCAGGCGTCGCCGATGCCGTCGGCGTCGGCGTCCGTCTGGGCGGGGTTCGGGATGCGCGGACAGTTGTCGCAGGCGTCGCCGCGCTTGTCGGCGTCGGCGTCGGCCTGGTCCGGGTCGCTGACGCCGGGGCAGACGTCGCAGGCGTCGCCGGCGCCGTCGAGATCGCCGTCGGCCTGATCCTGGTTCGTGACCGCGGGGCAGTTGTCGCAGGCGTCGCCGATGGTGTCGCCGTCGCTGTTGGTCTGGAGCGGGTTGGCGACGGCGGGGCAGTTGTCGCAGGCGTCGCCGCGGCCGTCCGAGTCGGCGTCGGTCTGGGTCGGGTTGGCGACGTTGATGCAGTTGTCGCAGACGTTGCCGCGGCCGTCGCCGTCGGAATCGAGCTGATCGGGGTTGGCGACGTCGACGCAGTTGTCGCAGGCGTTGCCGATCTCGTCGCCGTCGCTGTCGGCCTGGCTGGGGTTCACGACGGCGGGGCAGTTGTCGCAGACGTTGCCGATGCCGTCGCCGTCGGTGTCGGTCTGGGTGGGGTTCGCGATCGCCGGGCAGTTGTCGCAGAGGTTGCCGCGGCCGTCGCCGTCGGAATCGAGCTGGTCGGGGTTGGCGACGGCGGGGCAGTTGTCGCAGGCGTCGCCGCGGCCGTCGCCGTCGGAGTCGAGCTGGAGCGGGTCGGGGTTGGCGGGGCAGATGTCGCAGGCGTCGGCGATGCCGTCGCCGTCGGAATCGAGCTGGTCGGGGTTGGGGACGAACGGGCAGGAGTCGCAGGCGTCGCCGATGCCGTCGTCGTCGGTGTCGGCCTGGTCGGGGTTGGGGACGTTCGGGCAGTTGTCGCTGCCGGAGAGGGCCGAGGCGCGTGCGACCGAGCCGAAGACGAGGCGGGGCGTGCGCTTGACGCCGCAGTCGTTGCGGTAGCGGACGTCGAGGACGAGCTGGTCGCCGGCGGCGAGGACGCGGTCGGCGAGCGGGGCGTTCACCATGTAGGGGATGAGGAACGGGTTGGTGAGGCCGCCGGAGCCCTTCGGCGTGGTGGCGATGAAGCCGCTGCCGCTGCCGATCGGCGTGTCGACGCCGGACCGCCGGCGGTAGAGCTGCAGCTTCACCTGGAGGCACGCGCTCGGCGTGGCGAGGTTCGAGTAGGCGTAGATATTGCCCGTGCCGCCGCCGCGGTTCACCGTCTCCGGCGCGCCGATCGGCACGCTGGCGAAGACGCCGTAGCTCAGCTCGACGCCGGGGAGCAGCTCGAGCTCGCGCTCCGTGTCGTTGCTCGCGGTCGGCGCGCTCAACGAGAGGACGCCGGTGCCGCCGGTGCCGGGGAGGAAGTAGAGGGGGATCGCGTCGGCCGCCGCCGCCGGGCGGGCGGTACCGAGCGCGAGACAGAGTACGATCGCGAGAGCGATGCGCGCCAACATGCGGCGCCCATCGAGCAAGCGATGTGCCGGTGACGGCACACCCGAAGGTCGCGTCGCGTCACGCGCGACGCCCCGGCGCGGGATCGCAGCGACGCGAGGCCATGGCAGCGCCGCATGCAGCGCACGGCGAAGCGCACAGCGCTGGCGGCTTTCGATCTAGCTGCCGGCCGCGTCCGCTAGCCGTGCAGCGGCGGGCGCCGCGACGCCCAATCCACCGCCGCCTCGAGCTGCGCCGCCATCCGCAGGAGCAGATCCTCGCGTGCGTAGGCCGCGACGAGCTGCACGCCGACCGGCAGCCCGTCCGCCGTCATGTGCACGGGTAGGGACACGGCCGGTTGCCCGGACATGTTGAAGGGCAGGGTGGCGGCGCCGTACGGGGCGGCGCGCATGAAGGCGCGCAGCGGCTCCTCGGGCGTCGAGGTGATGTAGCCGAGCTCGGGCGGCGGGGCGCCCTGCGTGGCCGTCAGCAGGAGATCGAAGCCCGATGCCCACCACGCCGCGAGCCGCCGGCCGTAGGCGTGGACGAACTCGACGTTCGCGAGGTGGTCGATCGCCGAGAGCTGGCGGCCACGCTCGGCGAGCATCCAGGTGAGCGGCTCGCAGTCGCCGGCCGTCATCGGGCGGCCGACCTGGTCGCCCCACGACGCCAGCGCCCGCGCCGTGTTGGCCGTCACGATGCCGATGTAGACCATCACCGTCTCGTGCTCGTCGAGCGCGGCGGGATGCGCCTCCTCGACGACGTGGCCGGCATCGGCGAGCAGCGTCGCGGTGCGGTCGACGGCGGCGAGGCACTCGGGATGGAGTGCGCCGTCGCGCGGCAGGCGGCGCATCACGCCGACGCGCAGGCGCCCGGGCGGCGTGGTCGCCTCGGTCGCGTACGGGCGCTGCGGCGGCGTCGCGACGTAGGGATCGCCGAGGCCGGGGCCGGCGATCACGTCGAGCAGCGCGGCGGCGTCGCGCACGCTGCGCGTCACGGCGAACTCGACCGAGAAGCCGCTCCAGCGCTCGCCGATGGCCGGGCCGAAGCTGCTGCGCGCGCGGGTGGGCTTGAGGCCCACGAGCCCGCACATGCTCGCCGGCCCGCGGATGGAGCCGCCGCCGTCGCTGGCGTGCGCGCAGGGGACGAGCCCCGCGGCCACCGCCGCCGCGGCGCCGCCGCTCGAGCCGCCGCTCGAGCGGCCCGGGTTCCACGGATTGTGCGTGGGGCCGTACGCCTCGGGCTCGGTCGTCGGCAGCAGCGCCAGCTCGGGCGTGTTGGTGCGGCCGAGCGACACCAGGCCGGCACCGCGGAAGCGCTGCGTGATGTATGCGTCGTCGCGCACCCGCCAGTCGGCATCGCGCAGGAAGCGCATGCCTGCGTGATACGGATGCCCGGCTTCGGGTCCGCCGATGTCCTTCATGAGGAAGGGCACGCCGCGGAACGGCCCTTGGGGCAGCTCGGGGCTCGCGGCCGCGGCGCGGGCGCGCTCGAAGGCGGGGTGGATCACTGCGTTGAGCGTCGGGTTCAGGCGCTCGACGCGGGCGATCGCGGCGTCGACCAGCTCCCGCGGTGACGCGTCGCCGCGGCGGACCAGCTCCGCCTGCGCCGTGGCATCGAGGTGCGCGAAGTCGTCGGACATGGTCGGGGACGTGTAGCGGGTCACCGCCAGGGACGCCAGGCTGCGCGCCGATCCCGACGCCGGGCCGGTGGTCAGGGCGTCGGCGGCGGCGCGGTGTCCGGAGCGGTCGCGCCGTCGGGCGACGGCTCGCCCGGGGCGGGCGGCGGCGGCGCGGAGGCGTCGGCGTCCTGCGGGCAGGCCCAGTGCGCGACGACCAGCCCCAGCACCGCGCCCACGGCCGCGCCCGTCGCGGCGCTCCCTGCGATCGCGCCCGCCTCCTTGTTGCTCGATAGGTTCATGGCGCTCACCGCTCCACCGACGGACGCGGCGACCACGGCGGCACCGATGCCGGCCGCGGTCACGCGGCAGGCGGTGCGGTTCTCCTGGAGCGTCGCGCAGCCGGCGAGCGCGAGCGGGAGGATCAGCCCTCCCACGATCAGACGGCGTCCATGCATAGGGCGCCGTGTCTGTCATGCGGTCCTTGCCCGAGCGGTTGCGGGGGTGTGAAGTTTGCGTGTCGGCGGCCGGCGGATCAGGCCTTGCCGCCGAGCACCGCGCGTAACGTCGCCTTCACGCTGTCGCCGGCCCAGCGCGGCAGCGCCTCGGCCTGGAAGCGACGCCACTCGTCGTCGCCGACGTGCAGGCCGCCGTCGCGCAGGGCGCGCTTGGTGGCCGTGTAGGCGACGGCGGGATGGGCTGCGAGCCGCTCCAGCGCGGCGCGGCCGGCGGCCACCGGATCGTCGGCCAGCTCGTCGACGAGGCTCAGCCCGAGGGCGTCCTGGGGGGCGAAGAGCGCGGCCCCCAGGACGACGCGCTCGACCGCGCGCGGCGCGACACGGCGGCGCACCATCGCCAGCGTCTTCGGAGGAAACTCGACGCCGAGCGCCACCTCGTTGAGGCCGATACGGGCGCGCGGGCTCGAGGTTGCCACGCGGTGCTCGGCGCACAGGGCGATGACGCAGCCGCCGGCGATGGCGTGGCCGTTCACGGCCGCCACCATCGGGCCCGGGTAGTCGTAGAGGGCCTCGACCATCTCCTCGAGCGTGGCGAGGAAGCGGCGCATGCCCTCGAGGTCGTTGCCGGCGACCTCCTTCAGGTCGAGGCCGGCCGAGAAGGCGTCGCCGGCGCCGCGCACGAGCAGCGGCGCGCCCCCCGCGGCCCGGGTCTCGCGGATGATGCGCTCCATGTGGGCGAGGCCCAGCGCGTTCTTGCCGGTCGCCTCGAGGACGAGCTCGACGATCGCCATCGCCTAGCCCTCCTGCACCTGGGCCCGGCCGCGCGCCTGGACGGCGGAGCGGCGTGCCGCGATCTTCTCGGGCGTCAGCGTACGCGCGTGGGCGCGGTTGGCCTCGGCCTCGGTCCGCAGCCCGTCGCCGAACGTCTGCGCGAAGCCCGCGTCGATGACGCGCTTGTAGCCGCGCAGCGTCTCCGGGTCGCACGAGAGCATGTCCTGCGCCAGCCGCCGGGCCGCCGGCAGCAGGTCGCCCGGCGGCACGACGGCGGAGACGAGGCCCCAGGCGGCGGCGTCGGCGGCCGAGAGGTAGTTGCCCGTCAGCGAGAGGTGCTTGGCGCGGTAGATGCCGATGGCTCGCGACAGCTTCTGGCTGAGGCCCCAGCCCGGCAGGATGCCGACGCGCGCGTGGGTGTCGGCGAAGCGCGCGTCGGTCGAGGCGATGAGCACGTCGCAGGCGAGCGCGAGCTCGAAGCCGCCGGTCACGGCGACGCCGTTGACGGCGCCGATGACGGGCCGCGTGCAGCGGCTGATGGCGTCGGTCACGCCCGCGTCGCCGCCGATCGCGCCGCCGATGTCGCCGTCGCCGCCGGTCTCGCCGCCGAGCTCCTTCAGGTCGAGGCCGGCGCAGAAGGCGCGGCCCGCGCCGGTGAGGACGACGACGCCGACGTCGGGATCGGTCTCGATCTCGCGCATGGCGGCGACGATCGCCCGCCGCAGGCTGCGCGACAGCGCGTTCATCGCGGCGGGACGGTTGAGCGTCAGGACGGCGGTGCCGTCGGTCTTCTCGACGAGCAGCTCGGGCTCCGGCATGCGCGCTGCATCGCACGGAGGTTCCTGCGACGCCAGCCACGGGTTGACCCAGGTCGCACCGACACCCTCTATCGACGGCCATGTCCGACGCGACCGAGGCCCTCTTCGTGCCCGACGGCGATCGCTTCGTCCCCGGCCTCGCGGCGCGCGGGCCGTGGAGCCCCGAGGCCCAGCACGGCGGCGCTCCCGCGGCGCTCCTCGCCACCTGCCTCGAGCGTGCGGGCGGCGGCGACATGCATCCGGCCCGTCTGACGCTCGAGCTGCTGCGGCCCGTGCCGATCGCCCCGCTCACGGTCGAGACCGCGATCACACGACCCGGGCGCAAGGTGCAGATCGTCGAGGCCCGCCTGCGCGCGGGCGACGCCGAGGTGGCGCGCGCGTCGCTGCTGCGGGTGCGGCGCGCCGATCTGCCGCTGCCGCCGCTCGAGCGGGCGGCGCCGCCGCCGGGGCCCGGGACCGGCGTCGACGGCGTCCCGCCCTGGATCGACTCGACGTGGCGCCCGGCCTTCCATCGCGACGCCGTCGAGCACCGCTTCGTCGCCGGCGGCTTCCAGGTCCCCGGACCGGCCACCGACTGGATCCGCCTGCGCGTGCCCGTGGTCGCCGGCGAGCCGCCGACGCCGCTCGCGCGCGTCATGGCTGCGGCCGACTTCGGCAACGGCGTCAGCTGGGTGCTCCACCGCGCCGACGGCTGGCAGTTCATCAATCCCGACCTGACGGTCTACCTGCACCGTCTCCCGGCCGGCGAGTGGGTCTGTCTCGACGCCGCGTCGCACATGGAGTCGCACGGCGTCGGGCTGGCGGAGAGCCGGCTGTTCGACGAGATCGGGCCGCTCGGCCGCGCGTCGCAGTCGCTCCTGCTCGAGCGCGTGTAGTCCGCGCTCGGGCCGCTAGCCGGCCGCGGCGGCCGTCGCGGCGTGGCGGCGCGCCTTGCGGCGCTCGTGCGTCCACGGGTGGCGCCCGGCGGCGGCCGCGAGCTGCTCCTCGACCAGGGCGTCGAACGGCGCCAGCAGGGGCAGGTAGCGATCGGGGTCGCCGGCGAGGATGCCGAGCACGTCGACCACCGCCTCGACGGTCGAGAGGCAATGCGCGGCGGGTGCACGCCGGATGCGGTAGCGGCCGGGCGCCGGCGGCGCGAGGCCGATGCGCGGCAGCACGGCGAGCGCCGGCGTCTGCCGCACGAGCTTGCCCGCCTCGCTCCACGTCCCGTCGACGACGACGAGGAGCCGCGGTGCCGTCGCCGCCACCGGCTGCGCGTCCGGCCCCGGGAAGAGCAGCGCCGCGCCGGCGGCGGCCAGCGTCGCCACCCGCGGGTGGGCGTCGAAGCGCCAGGCGACGTGCAGCTCCGAGCCCGGGAGCTGGAGATGCGCCAGCCGGCAGGTGCCCAGGCGCCGGCGCGCTTCGCGGTGGTGCTGGAGGAACACCACCGGCAGCGGCGGCGGGATGGCGGCGAAGCGCGGGCACAGGCAGCGGGCGCCGGGGCGCCGGCAGCGCCCGCAGCGCGGCAGATCGCTCACTTCCGGGCATCCAGGGCCGCGCCCTTAGACTTTCGGAACGGCGCTGCTAGAAGGCGGGGATGCCCAAGAAGATCGCGAAGAAGGACCTGCCGTCGACGGACGACGTGGCCGCGGCCCGCTCGCTGCTCGACGCCATCGCCAAGCGCAAGGCGCGCCTCGAGAAGGCCAAGGAGGGCGCCAGCGCCGGCGGCACGCTCGACGCCAGCAACCCGAAGTACCGCGCCGCCCGCAAGGGCGTGAAGCGCGCGCAGCGCGCCCTCCGTCGCGAGCTGGTCCGCGTGCACAACCAGCCGAAGAAGGCCCCCGCCGCCGCGCCCGAGGCGGCGCCGCCCGCCGAGGGCTGAGCCCGGCGCGCTCAGCGCGCCGCCCCCGCCGAGC from bacterium harbors:
- a CDS encoding DTW domain-containing protein → MSDLPRCGRCRRPGARCLCPRFAAIPPPLPVVFLQHHREARRRLGTCRLAHLQLPGSELHVAWRFDAHPRVATLAAAGAALLFPGPDAQPVAATAPRLLVVVDGTWSEAGKLVRQTPALAVLPRIGLAPPAPGRYRIRRAPAAHCLSTVEAVVDVLGILAGDPDRYLPLLAPFDALVEEQLAAAAGRHPWTHERRKARRHAATAAAAG
- a CDS encoding thrombospondin type 3 repeat-containing protein; amino-acid sequence: MVNAPLADRVLAAGDQLVLDVRYRNDCGVKRTPRLVFGSVARASALSGSDNCPNVPNPDQADTDDDGIGDACDSCPFVPNPDQLDSDGDGIADACDICPANPDPLQLDSDGDGRGDACDNCPAVANPDQLDSDGDGRGNLCDNCPAIANPTQTDTDGDGIGNVCDNCPAVVNPSQADSDGDEIGNACDNCVDVANPDQLDSDGDGRGNVCDNCINVANPTQTDADSDGRGDACDNCPAVANPLQTNSDGDTIGDACDNCPAVTNQDQADGDLDGAGDACDVCPGVSDPDQADADADKRGDACDNCPRIPNPAQTDADADGIGDACQCRGPLPGACVPGGGSATLDCLIEWLIYPTPPLDRRGTPDRKVRCFDGDPTCDLDGTVDGGCTFLASICANNVDSRLACTASGIATLSASPPQLGTELLAALPVLTERCTTPQLLRVALKPRGATFGRTTLRAKVKARSVLQPNGKTVSDADSITLTCEPAPG
- a CDS encoding enoyl-CoA hydratase, which translates into the protein MPEPELLVEKTDGTAVLTLNRPAAMNALSRSLRRAIVAAMREIETDPDVGVVVLTGAGRAFCAGLDLKELGGETGGDGDIGGAIGGDAGVTDAISRCTRPVIGAVNGVAVTGGFELALACDVLIASTDARFADTHARVGILPGWGLSQKLSRAIGIYRAKHLSLTGNYLSAADAAAWGLVSAVVPPGDLLPAARRLAQDMLSCDPETLRGYKRVIDAGFAQTFGDGLRTEAEANRAHARTLTPEKIAARRSAVQARGRAQVQEG
- a CDS encoding enoyl-CoA hydratase/isomerase family protein, translated to MAIVELVLEATGKNALGLAHMERIIRETRAAGGAPLLVRGAGDAFSAGLDLKEVAGNDLEGMRRFLATLEEMVEALYDYPGPMVAAVNGHAIAGGCVIALCAEHRVATSSPRARIGLNEVALGVEFPPKTLAMVRRRVAPRAVERVVLGAALFAPQDALGLSLVDELADDPVAAGRAALERLAAHPAVAYTATKRALRDGGLHVGDDEWRRFQAEALPRWAGDSVKATLRAVLGGKA
- a CDS encoding thioesterase family protein — its product is MSDATEALFVPDGDRFVPGLAARGPWSPEAQHGGAPAALLATCLERAGGGDMHPARLTLELLRPVPIAPLTVETAITRPGRKVQIVEARLRAGDAEVARASLLRVRRADLPLPPLERAAPPPGPGTGVDGVPPWIDSTWRPAFHRDAVEHRFVAGGFQVPGPATDWIRLRVPVVAGEPPTPLARVMAAADFGNGVSWVLHRADGWQFINPDLTVYLHRLPAGEWVCLDAASHMESHGVGLAESRLFDEIGPLGRASQSLLLERV
- a CDS encoding amidase, producing MSDDFAHLDATAQAELVRRGDASPRELVDAAIARVERLNPTLNAVIHPAFERARAAAASPELPQGPFRGVPFLMKDIGGPEAGHPYHAGMRFLRDADWRVRDDAYITQRFRGAGLVSLGRTNTPELALLPTTEPEAYGPTHNPWNPGRSSGGSSGGAAAAVAAGLVPCAHASDGGGSIRGPASMCGLVGLKPTRARSSFGPAIGERWSGFSVEFAVTRSVRDAAALLDVIAGPGLGDPYVATPPQRPYATEATTPPGRLRVGVMRRLPRDGALHPECLAAVDRTATLLADAGHVVEEAHPAALDEHETVMVYIGIVTANTARALASWGDQVGRPMTAGDCEPLTWMLAERGRQLSAIDHLANVEFVHAYGRRLAAWWASGFDLLLTATQGAPPPELGYITSTPEEPLRAFMRAAPYGAATLPFNMSGQPAVSLPVHMTADGLPVGVQLVAAYAREDLLLRMAAQLEAAVDWASRRPPLHG